ACGTCTTCGCCAAACTCGGCATCGCCTCGCGCCGCCAACTCCGCGCCGAACTCGACGCACTGAACGACGGTCGCGCCGAGAAGAGCCCTACGGTGTGAACGCTCTGACACGGCGGTAGGAGGCCGTGGTGTTCGGTGGGCCGGTGATGGTGCATGGTGCGGCGCCGACATGCTCGTACCCGACCGCCCCTCGCGCGGCGCAGCAGGGACGAGCGGCGGGGGTGAGTGGCAGGGGTGAGCCGCACAGGCGGCGGCGCACCGGTGTCATTCCCCGGTCGCAGGGGCGGCGCCCACGCGGCAGCTCCGCCTGGTGGCTCCCCCGCGCTCGTCCGCCGCCAACGTGCCGGCCACGTCCTCAGATCAGACCTTCGCGGATGGCGAATGCGACCGCGTGCGTCCGGTTGCGCAGCTGGTACCGGACCGTGACGTCGTGCAGCACGCTGGCCACGGTGCGTTTCGAGTACGCGAGCTCGCCCGCGATCTCGTCGGTGCCGAAGCCGTCGGCCGCCAGGCGCAGCACCCGGCGTTCACGGTCGGAGAGTCCGGTCAGGGTCAGGCCCTGGGGGCGCAGCACGTGCTGCTGGAGCCGTCCCACCTGCTTGAGCAGACGGGTCAGCAGATCGGAGGGCAGGGCGGCGTTGCCCGAGGCGGCCCTGATCACCGCCTCGGTGAGCGAGGTGGCGGTGGTTTCCGACCGCCACAGCACTGCGTAGGCTCCCGACTCGACGACCGTCAGCAGCTCGTCGTCCGACAGGGCGGAGAGGACGAGCACGACCTGCGCCCCGTCGCGCGAGCGCGCCGCCCTGATCAGTTCGAGGGCCGATACGGACAGCACGTCGAGCGCGAACACGACCACGCGGGCCGATCCGCCCGGGGGCAGTAGGTCGACGAGCTCGACCTCGGCGCGCTGGCGCAGCTCGGTCGTCAGCCCCGCCCGCGTGATGGGGTCGTCCGCGTAGATCGACACCGGTATCCGACGTTCCAAAACGACCTCCCAGGGTGCGATGGCCGGCCGAGGTGGATGCGTCGGCAGCTGCGGCCGGATCTGGTGCCACTCCAGGAGCCTGTTTCGCCGTGAAGTGTGCGCTACGTGTGCGGCCTCTTCACGAAATGATCACATCCCGCCTGGGGATGTCGACTAGGGGAAGCGCCTAGGCGATGCCTAATCGCGCATCGGACGTCGCGGAGAACGGCAGCACCGCGCCCCCATGAGCAGGCGCGCCGCGACCCGTCCCGGCTGCGCTTTTTGCTGCATGTTCACGCAGGTGCCCGGCCATGTGCGCTGCCAGTCTGTTCCGGCACTCGGGATGCTCTGCGTCACGTGCCGTGCTGACGTGCGCGCTCATCCGAGCGGCCCGGGGTGAGCAGAACGGTCGGCAGCGCGACTCCCGAGGAACGAAGAACGAAGAAGAAGAAGGGGGGACCGGGCCGATGGGAGTTTCCGTCGTCTTCGAAGACGGTGGCGACGCGGTCGAGGTCGTGCCGGGCGAGGAGGCCGTGTGCGTCCTACGCGTGGAGAACACCGGGATGGTGGTCGACCGGGTCCTGCTCGACGTGCTCGGCGAGGCCGCCGAGTGGGCCCGCGTCGAGCCCGCGCAGGCCAATCTGCTGCCGGGCGAGGTCCAGCAGGTCCGCGTCCTCTTCCACCCGCCGCGGACCGCCTCCCAGGCCCCGGGCGAGGTGCGGTTCGGGCTGCGCGCGATGTCCACCGAGGACTCCGAGGGCTCCTGCGTCGAAGAGGGCAGTGTCAGGGTCGGGGAGTTCGGCGACATCGGCGCGCAGTTGGTGCCCAGGAGCGCGACGGGACGGCGCTCGGCGCGGTTCAAGCTCGTCGTGGAGAACCGCGGCAACCGGCCGGAGCGGGTACGGGTCGAGGCGCTCGACCCGGAGGTCAAGCTGGGCTTCAAGACGAAGCCCGCGACGTTCGTCGCGCGACCGGGCACAGCGACTTTCGTACGCCTGAAGACCGTGCCACGCAAGACGTTCTGGAGGGGGCCCAACCGCACCCTGCCGTTCGAGGTCTCCGCGTTGCCGGAGCGGGGTGAGGCGGCGAAGACCGAGGGCGTGATGCTGGAGAAGCAGACGCTGCCCGAATGGCTGCTGCCGGTGCTCGGGATCACGGTGTTGGCCTGCGGCCTGCTGTTCGCGCTGTGGATGACCGTGCTCCAGCCCGTCGCGCACTCCGCCGCGTCGGCGGCGGCGGACGCGCAGGACGCGGCCAGCTCCGCGAAGTCGGCGGCGGCCAAGGCCATGGCGACCGCCAAGCCCAGCCCGCCCGCCAAGCCCACGCCGCCGACCGGGCTGGCCGTCAAGCTGTCCTCGTCGACCGTCGCCATGGGGGCGAGCGAGCGGGCGACGAGCAGCTTCTCGGGCGGCACCGGCTCGCACCCCGAGCTCGTATGGACCTCCTCGGCTCCGCGTGTCGCCACGGTCTCGCAGAGCGGCGTGGTGACCGCGCTCAACCCGGGCACGGCGATCATCACCGCGACCAGCGCCGGCGGCCCGGCGTCCACCGCCTCCGGTGCGCCCGCCTCCGGTGCGCCCTCCCCCGGCGCTCCGGCCACGGCGGCGCCCTCCGCCGACGCTCCGTCCACGGCGGCGTCCTCGTCCGCCGCCGGCGCGAAGCC
The Streptomyces sp. NBC_01485 genome window above contains:
- a CDS encoding helix-turn-helix transcriptional regulator, with protein sequence MERRIPVSIYADDPITRAGLTTELRQRAEVELVDLLPPGGSARVVVFALDVLSVSALELIRAARSRDGAQVVLVLSALSDDELLTVVESGAYAVLWRSETTATSLTEAVIRAASGNAALPSDLLTRLLKQVGRLQQHVLRPQGLTLTGLSDRERRVLRLAADGFGTDEIAGELAYSKRTVASVLHDVTVRYQLRNRTHAVAFAIREGLI